Proteins from a genomic interval of Chanodichthys erythropterus isolate Z2021 chromosome 8, ASM2448905v1, whole genome shotgun sequence:
- the fgd6 gene encoding FYVE, RhoGEF and PH domain-containing protein 6 isoform X3 — MKSQLQCSYSLLDANLVLTGRIVHKKIFLDEEGMKKPPVAPKPKLVQSQKPSPPPIAPKPEILLPSPSPTAHKRGKPAVAPKPCLPKAPQKPLQPRQDPCKTQHPPVSKNGGPALLPSHMSHYIIPPCTQGHHLGNSKSEDSKEICGTAEVGDFKEGENPKEQLFYNDTWEHASQSEREQLHAPTDSFHTSKEAQEETNSSTVEKDQTSTQTEIIHSPTEPLQEQSAQEKQTRNSIFGSCISDNVSYPAPPSKPLPVPHPRRPRRALLRQNVVEIAPSDTQADTPTETSEQIQTDKLLENPENTSTSQAYTDTPLNLCSPKEDNADTGSTTNTDSLHKVDSFQSTHAENVLPDLESTHYSVPTNGVTLASMNTAAEEGSQPPAPPPRQKSLPQMVDSLCKASTSVDNLVLHCQSDLQDSLVRSKDEEVQSDDEDDGAYGDFARYPITRSLPKQIKLSCGSQVAAISKPSLDGEEKSPKVMPKKPQRNSLPASVVLRKQNTSPLAHTPPPLPNSSPPVFRELPAPPQEKPSWRVALPSIPLFSKNQPTRSNSQPQAGGVGSVFVKQRAKSFSSADLQRVDTGSESSEPLVRSDQTRRSLRKLLELRVYARLLPKLLRSGQSLDCTRTDAEYEDHKATPTNQVTPGDEEEAQGDSETDCGVEYENVPLYEEIPEYMNLPWVYSNQDVDTGVYEVQEPCEVNSRCSVSGDLSEDGLSSNEEDGNSSDSSKEDMSQSKDKEEVERAKRNKVVHIAMEIMSSEKVFVDVLKLLHIDFRDAVAKATRASGKPLVEEKVLNQILYYLPQLYELNKDLLKELEERVAHWSDHQRLADIFVQKGPYLKMYSTYIREFDRNVALLDEQCRKNPPFASVVRQFETSPRCASLALKHYLLKPVQRIPQYQLLLTDYLKNLPEDSSDYKDTQTALSVVKEVANHANDIMKQGDNFQKLMQVQYSLNGHHEIVQPGRVFLKEGTLMKLSRKIMQPRMFFLFNDILLYTTPVQSGQYKVNSMLSLAGMKVSKPSQEAYQNELNIESVERSFILSANSATERDEWLEAIATAIDDYTRKKISFFSSRSQELEGISDDGLPLGSKAPIWIPDLRTTMCMICTCEFTLTWRRHHCRACGKVVCQACSSNKYYLEYLKNQLARVCDHCYIKLQHKGDQSNVTVSPSGRSSTFAFSRKQKKIPSALKEVSANTENSSMSGYLQRSKGHKKPWKRLWFVIKNKVLYTYAASEDVAALESQPLLGFFLREEKTGPAQKMQFKLYHKNTLYYIFRAEDIPTAQRWIEAFQEAMIL; from the exons GAATGAAGAAACCACCGGTCGCCCCCAAACCCAAGCTGGTTCAGTCGCAGAAACCATCACCTCCCCCCATCGCCCCAAAACCAGAGATCCTGCTGCCTTCACCTTCACCTACTGCACATAAGAGAGGAAAACCTGCTGTTGCTCCCAAACCATGCCTTCCCAAAGCCCCTCAGAAACCTCTCCAGCCAAGACAAGATCCCTGCAAGACCCAGCATCCCCCTGTCTCCAAAAATGGGGGTCCTGCTCTACTACCCTCACACATGTCTCATTACATTATACCACCCTGTACTCAAGGTCATCATCTAGGTAACAGCAAATCAGAGGATTCTAAGGAAATATGTGGAACAGCAGAGGTAGGTGATTTCAAAGAAGGCGAGAACCCAAAAGAACAGTTGTTTTACAATGACACATGGGAACATGCTTCCCAATCTGAACGGGAACAATTGCATGCTCCCACAGACTCATTCCACACTTCCAAAGAGGCACAGGAAGAAACTAACTCTTCTACAGTAGAAAAGGACCAGACAAGTACACAAACAGAAATTATCCACAGTCCTACAGAGCCCTTACAGGAACAATCTGCACAGGAGAAACAAACCAGGAACTCAATTTTTGGCTCTTGCATCAGTGACAATGTTAGTTACCCTGCACCTCCCAGCAAGCCACTCCCTGTACCCCATCCACGACGCCCCCGGAGGGCACTTCTTAGGCAGAATGTTGTGGAAATTGCACCTTCAGACACTCAAGCAGATACACCTACAGAAACTTCTGAACAGATTCAGACAGACAAATTACTAGAAAATCCCGAAAACACTTCAACAAGTCAGGCCTACACTGACACACCTCTGAATTTATGTTCCCCTAAAGAGGATAACGCAGACACTGGCTCCACAACCAACACTGATTCTTTGCACAAAGTAGACTCTTTTCAAAGCACACATGCTGAAAACGTGCTTCCTGATCTAGAATCCACTCATTATTCGGTTCCAACAAATGGTGTAACTCTAGCTTCCATGAACACAGCTGCGGAGGAGGGGTCGCAACCTCCAGCTCCTCCACCTCGACAGAAATCCCTCCCACAAATGGTTGATTCCTTGTGCAAGGCCTCAACATCAGTGGACAACTTGGTTTTGCATTGCCAATCAGATCTTCAAGATTCATTGGTCAGGAGTAAAGATGAGGAGGTGCAAAgcgatgatgaagatgatggagCATATGGAGATTTTGCTCGATACCCAATAACTAGGAGTCTTCCTAAACAGATTAAGCTCAGCTGTGGCTCACAAGTTGCAGCTATAAGCAAGCCATCTTTGGATGGGGAGGAAAAGTCACCAAAAGTCATGCCTAAAAAGCCCCAACGAAACAGTCTTCCCGCCTCTGTTGTGTTGCGGAAGCAAAACACATCTCCGCTAGCTCACACCCCCCCTCCGCTTCCTAACTCCAGTCCTCCCGTATTTAGAGAACTCCCGGCACCTCCTCAGGAGAAACCTTCATGGCGAGTCGCCCTGCCTAGCATCCCTCTCTTCAGTAAAAACCAGCCGACTCGCAGTAACAGCCAACCGCAGGCTGGAGGTGTGGGATCTGTTTTCGTCAAACAGAGGGCAAAGTCGTTTTCCTCTGCAGATCTTCAGCGAGTGGATACTGGATCCGAATCCTCCGAGCCGTTGGTGCGGTCCGATCAAACACGGCGTAGCTTGCGGAAGCTTCTAGAGCTGCGCGTATATGCACGGTTGCTTCCGAAGTTGCTTCGCAGTGGACAGTCCCTGGATTGCACTCGTACTGATGCGGAATACGAGGATCATAAAGCCACGCCCACTAATCAAGTCACCCCTGGTGATGAGGAAGAAGCTCAAGGTGACAGCGAAACGGACTGTGGGGTGGAATATGAGAACGTCCCATTATATGAAGAGATTCCAGAGTACATGAACCTGCCCTGGGTCTATTCCAACCAGGATGTGGACACAGGAGTGTATGAAGTGCAGGAACCATGTGAGGTGAACAG CAGATGTTCTGTGAGTGGTGATCTGTCAGAGGATGGATTGAGCTCTAATGAGGAAGATGGTAACAGCTCCGACTCCAGTAAGGAAGACATGAGCCAATCAAAAGATAAAGAG GAGGTCGAGAGAGCCAAGAGGAACAAGGTGGTTCACATTGCAATGGAGATAATGAGCTCAGAGAAAGT ATTTGTGGATGTTCTGAAGTTGCTTCACATC GATTTCCGGGACGCCGTTGCCAAAGCGACTCGTGCGAGCGGGAAGCCATTGGTGGAGGAGAAAGTATTGAATCAAATCTTGTACTATCTGCCCCAACTCTACGAACTTAATAAAGACCTGCTGAAAGAGCTGGAGGAGAGAGTGGCACACTG GTCTGATCATCAGAGGCTGGCTGATATCTTTGTTCAGAAGGGTCCGTATCTGAAGATGTATTCCACCTACATACGAGAGTTTGACCGTAACGTGGCCCTGCTGGACGAACAGTGTCGCAAAAATCCTCCTTTCGCAAGCGTTGTACGTCAGTTTGAG ACGAGTCCTCGCTGTGCAAGTCTTGCATTGAAGCATTACCTGCTGAAACCGGTGCAACGGATACCTCAATACCAGCTCCTGCTCACAG ATTATTTGAAGAATCTTCCTGAGGATTCATCCGACTACAAAGACACACAAA CTGCCCTAAGTGTGGTGAAAGAAGTGGCAAACCACGCGAACGACATCATGAAGCAAGgg GATAACTTTCAGAAGCTGATGCAGGTTCAGTACAGTCTGAATGGTCATCATGAAATCGTCCAACCTGGCAGG GTTTTCTTAAAGGAGGGCACTCTGATGAAACTCTCCAGGAAAATTATGCAGCCTAGAATGTTCTTCCTG TTTAATGATATTCTGCTGTACACAACACCCGTTCAGTCTGGCCAGTATAAAGTCAACAGCATGCTCTCTCTGGCCGGCATGAAG GTGAGCAAACCCAGTCAGGAGGCCTATCAGAATGAGTTAAACATTGAGAGTGTGGAACGCTCCTTCATACTGTCTGCCAA TTCAGCCACAGAAAGAGACGAATGGCTTGAAGCCATCGCTACAGCAATAGATGACTACACCAGAAAGAAGATTTCTTTCTTTTCCAGTCGAAGCCAAGAG TTGGAGGGAATCTCTGATGACGGTCTACCGCTGGGCTCTAAAGCTCCTATCTGGATTCCAGATTTGAGAACGACCATGTGTATGATCTGCACGTGCGAGTTCACGCTCACCTGGAGACGCCACCACTGCCGCGCTTGCGGAAAG GTGGTGTGTCAGGCATGTTCGTCCAATAAATACTACCTGGAATACCTGAAGAATCAGCTGGCACGAGTGTGCGACCACTGCTATATCAAACTACAGCACAAGG GTGACCAATCCAATGTAACGGTTTCCCCTAGTGGGCGGAGTTCAACATTTGCTTTTTctagaaaacagaaaaagatcCCTTCTGCCCTCAAAGAG GTGTCTGCCAACACTGAGAACTCATCCATGAGTGGATATCTGCAAAGATCCAAAGGCCACAAGAAACCGTGGAAGAGGCTGTGGTTCGTCATTAAGAACAAAGTCCTCTACACTTACGCCGCTAGTGAG GATGTTGCAGCATTGGAGAGCCAGCCACTGCTGGGCTTTTTCCTCCGCGAGGAGAAGACAGGACCGGCTCAAAAAATGCAGTTTAAACTGTACCATAAAAACACACTCTACTACATCTTCAGAGCAGAGGACATCCCCACTGCTCAGAG ATGGATCGAAGCGTTTCAAGAGGCCATGATCCTTTGA
- the fgd6 gene encoding FYVE, RhoGEF and PH domain-containing protein 6 isoform X2 has protein sequence MKSQLQCSYSLLDANLVLTGRIVHKKIFLDEEVYVGMKKPPVAPKPKLVQSQKPSPPPIAPKPEILLPSPSPTAHKRGKPAVAPKPCLPKAPQKPLQPRQDPCKTQHPPVSKNGGPALLPSHMSHYIIPPCTQGHHLGNSKSEDSKEICGTAEVGDFKEGENPKEQLFYNDTWEHASQSEREQLHAPTDSFHTSKEAQEETNSSTVEKDQTSTQTEIIHSPTEPLQEQSAQEKQTRNSIFGSCISDNVSYPAPPSKPLPVPHPRRPRRALLRQNVVEIAPSDTQADTPTETSEQIQTDKLLENPENTSTSQAYTDTPLNLCSPKEDNADTGSTTNTDSLHKVDSFQSTHAENVLPDLESTHYSVPTNGVTLASMNTAAEEGSQPPAPPPRQKSLPQMVDSLCKASTSVDNLVLHCQSDLQDSLVRSKDEEVQSDDEDDGAYGDFARYPITRSLPKQIKLSCGSQVAAISKPSLDGEEKSPKVMPKKPQRNSLPASVVLRKQNTSPLAHTPPPLPNSSPPVFRELPAPPQEKPSWRVALPSIPLFSKNQPTRSNSQPQAGGVGSVFVKQRAKSFSSADLQRVDTGSESSEPLVRSDQTRRSLRKLLELRVYARLLPKLLRSGQSLDCTRTDAEYEDHKATPTNQVTPGDEEEAQGDSETDCGVEYENVPLYEEIPEYMNLPWVYSNQDVDTGVYEVQEPCEVNRCSVSGDLSEDGLSSNEEDGNSSDSSKEDMSQSKDKEEVERAKRNKVVHIAMEIMSSEKVFVDVLKLLHIDFRDAVAKATRASGKPLVEEKVLNQILYYLPQLYELNKDLLKELEERVAHWSDHQRLADIFVQKGPYLKMYSTYIREFDRNVALLDEQCRKNPPFASVVRQFETSPRCASLALKHYLLKPVQRIPQYQLLLTDYLKNLPEDSSDYKDTQTALSVVKEVANHANDIMKQGDNFQKLMQVQYSLNGHHEIVQPGRVFLKEGTLMKLSRKIMQPRMFFLFNDILLYTTPVQSGQYKVNSMLSLAGMKVSKPSQEAYQNELNIESVERSFILSANSATERDEWLEAIATAIDDYTRKKISFFSSRSQELEGISDDGLPLGSKAPIWIPDLRTTMCMICTCEFTLTWRRHHCRACGKVVCQACSSNKYYLEYLKNQLARVCDHCYIKLQHKGDQSNVTVSPSGRSSTFAFSRKQKKIPSALKEVSANTENSSMSGYLQRSKGHKKPWKRLWFVIKNKVLYTYAASEDVAALESQPLLGFFLREEKTGPAQKMQFKLYHKNTLYYIFRAEDIPTAQRWIEAFQEAMIL, from the exons TTTATGTAGGAATGAAGAAACCACCGGTCGCCCCCAAACCCAAGCTGGTTCAGTCGCAGAAACCATCACCTCCCCCCATCGCCCCAAAACCAGAGATCCTGCTGCCTTCACCTTCACCTACTGCACATAAGAGAGGAAAACCTGCTGTTGCTCCCAAACCATGCCTTCCCAAAGCCCCTCAGAAACCTCTCCAGCCAAGACAAGATCCCTGCAAGACCCAGCATCCCCCTGTCTCCAAAAATGGGGGTCCTGCTCTACTACCCTCACACATGTCTCATTACATTATACCACCCTGTACTCAAGGTCATCATCTAGGTAACAGCAAATCAGAGGATTCTAAGGAAATATGTGGAACAGCAGAGGTAGGTGATTTCAAAGAAGGCGAGAACCCAAAAGAACAGTTGTTTTACAATGACACATGGGAACATGCTTCCCAATCTGAACGGGAACAATTGCATGCTCCCACAGACTCATTCCACACTTCCAAAGAGGCACAGGAAGAAACTAACTCTTCTACAGTAGAAAAGGACCAGACAAGTACACAAACAGAAATTATCCACAGTCCTACAGAGCCCTTACAGGAACAATCTGCACAGGAGAAACAAACCAGGAACTCAATTTTTGGCTCTTGCATCAGTGACAATGTTAGTTACCCTGCACCTCCCAGCAAGCCACTCCCTGTACCCCATCCACGACGCCCCCGGAGGGCACTTCTTAGGCAGAATGTTGTGGAAATTGCACCTTCAGACACTCAAGCAGATACACCTACAGAAACTTCTGAACAGATTCAGACAGACAAATTACTAGAAAATCCCGAAAACACTTCAACAAGTCAGGCCTACACTGACACACCTCTGAATTTATGTTCCCCTAAAGAGGATAACGCAGACACTGGCTCCACAACCAACACTGATTCTTTGCACAAAGTAGACTCTTTTCAAAGCACACATGCTGAAAACGTGCTTCCTGATCTAGAATCCACTCATTATTCGGTTCCAACAAATGGTGTAACTCTAGCTTCCATGAACACAGCTGCGGAGGAGGGGTCGCAACCTCCAGCTCCTCCACCTCGACAGAAATCCCTCCCACAAATGGTTGATTCCTTGTGCAAGGCCTCAACATCAGTGGACAACTTGGTTTTGCATTGCCAATCAGATCTTCAAGATTCATTGGTCAGGAGTAAAGATGAGGAGGTGCAAAgcgatgatgaagatgatggagCATATGGAGATTTTGCTCGATACCCAATAACTAGGAGTCTTCCTAAACAGATTAAGCTCAGCTGTGGCTCACAAGTTGCAGCTATAAGCAAGCCATCTTTGGATGGGGAGGAAAAGTCACCAAAAGTCATGCCTAAAAAGCCCCAACGAAACAGTCTTCCCGCCTCTGTTGTGTTGCGGAAGCAAAACACATCTCCGCTAGCTCACACCCCCCCTCCGCTTCCTAACTCCAGTCCTCCCGTATTTAGAGAACTCCCGGCACCTCCTCAGGAGAAACCTTCATGGCGAGTCGCCCTGCCTAGCATCCCTCTCTTCAGTAAAAACCAGCCGACTCGCAGTAACAGCCAACCGCAGGCTGGAGGTGTGGGATCTGTTTTCGTCAAACAGAGGGCAAAGTCGTTTTCCTCTGCAGATCTTCAGCGAGTGGATACTGGATCCGAATCCTCCGAGCCGTTGGTGCGGTCCGATCAAACACGGCGTAGCTTGCGGAAGCTTCTAGAGCTGCGCGTATATGCACGGTTGCTTCCGAAGTTGCTTCGCAGTGGACAGTCCCTGGATTGCACTCGTACTGATGCGGAATACGAGGATCATAAAGCCACGCCCACTAATCAAGTCACCCCTGGTGATGAGGAAGAAGCTCAAGGTGACAGCGAAACGGACTGTGGGGTGGAATATGAGAACGTCCCATTATATGAAGAGATTCCAGAGTACATGAACCTGCCCTGGGTCTATTCCAACCAGGATGTGGACACAGGAGTGTATGAAGTGCAGGAACCATGTGAGGTGAACAG ATGTTCTGTGAGTGGTGATCTGTCAGAGGATGGATTGAGCTCTAATGAGGAAGATGGTAACAGCTCCGACTCCAGTAAGGAAGACATGAGCCAATCAAAAGATAAAGAG GAGGTCGAGAGAGCCAAGAGGAACAAGGTGGTTCACATTGCAATGGAGATAATGAGCTCAGAGAAAGT ATTTGTGGATGTTCTGAAGTTGCTTCACATC GATTTCCGGGACGCCGTTGCCAAAGCGACTCGTGCGAGCGGGAAGCCATTGGTGGAGGAGAAAGTATTGAATCAAATCTTGTACTATCTGCCCCAACTCTACGAACTTAATAAAGACCTGCTGAAAGAGCTGGAGGAGAGAGTGGCACACTG GTCTGATCATCAGAGGCTGGCTGATATCTTTGTTCAGAAGGGTCCGTATCTGAAGATGTATTCCACCTACATACGAGAGTTTGACCGTAACGTGGCCCTGCTGGACGAACAGTGTCGCAAAAATCCTCCTTTCGCAAGCGTTGTACGTCAGTTTGAG ACGAGTCCTCGCTGTGCAAGTCTTGCATTGAAGCATTACCTGCTGAAACCGGTGCAACGGATACCTCAATACCAGCTCCTGCTCACAG ATTATTTGAAGAATCTTCCTGAGGATTCATCCGACTACAAAGACACACAAA CTGCCCTAAGTGTGGTGAAAGAAGTGGCAAACCACGCGAACGACATCATGAAGCAAGgg GATAACTTTCAGAAGCTGATGCAGGTTCAGTACAGTCTGAATGGTCATCATGAAATCGTCCAACCTGGCAGG GTTTTCTTAAAGGAGGGCACTCTGATGAAACTCTCCAGGAAAATTATGCAGCCTAGAATGTTCTTCCTG TTTAATGATATTCTGCTGTACACAACACCCGTTCAGTCTGGCCAGTATAAAGTCAACAGCATGCTCTCTCTGGCCGGCATGAAG GTGAGCAAACCCAGTCAGGAGGCCTATCAGAATGAGTTAAACATTGAGAGTGTGGAACGCTCCTTCATACTGTCTGCCAA TTCAGCCACAGAAAGAGACGAATGGCTTGAAGCCATCGCTACAGCAATAGATGACTACACCAGAAAGAAGATTTCTTTCTTTTCCAGTCGAAGCCAAGAG TTGGAGGGAATCTCTGATGACGGTCTACCGCTGGGCTCTAAAGCTCCTATCTGGATTCCAGATTTGAGAACGACCATGTGTATGATCTGCACGTGCGAGTTCACGCTCACCTGGAGACGCCACCACTGCCGCGCTTGCGGAAAG GTGGTGTGTCAGGCATGTTCGTCCAATAAATACTACCTGGAATACCTGAAGAATCAGCTGGCACGAGTGTGCGACCACTGCTATATCAAACTACAGCACAAGG GTGACCAATCCAATGTAACGGTTTCCCCTAGTGGGCGGAGTTCAACATTTGCTTTTTctagaaaacagaaaaagatcCCTTCTGCCCTCAAAGAG GTGTCTGCCAACACTGAGAACTCATCCATGAGTGGATATCTGCAAAGATCCAAAGGCCACAAGAAACCGTGGAAGAGGCTGTGGTTCGTCATTAAGAACAAAGTCCTCTACACTTACGCCGCTAGTGAG GATGTTGCAGCATTGGAGAGCCAGCCACTGCTGGGCTTTTTCCTCCGCGAGGAGAAGACAGGACCGGCTCAAAAAATGCAGTTTAAACTGTACCATAAAAACACACTCTACTACATCTTCAGAGCAGAGGACATCCCCACTGCTCAGAG ATGGATCGAAGCGTTTCAAGAGGCCATGATCCTTTGA